In the Desulfuromonas sp. DDH964 genome, CGCGCCACCTGGGACATCGCCTGGATGGTGCGCATCGCCCTTTACGTTCTCGCCCTGGCGCTCCTCGCTTCCCTCTACCCGGCGGTCAAGGCGGCCCGCATTCGCCCGGTCGAGGCGATGCGGCATTTTTAAAGGTGGACCCTGCCCATGCCCCTGATCGAACTGAACGACCTGACCCGCATCTACCCTGTCGGCAACCGCACGGTGACCGCCCTGGCCGGGCTGACCCTGACGATCGCGGCGGGGGAGTTCACCGTCCTCGCCGGCCCCTCGGGGAGCGGCAAGACCACGGCCCTCAACCTGATCGGCGCCCTCGATGCGCCAACCCGCGGTTCGGTCACTATCGCCGGGCGCAATCTCGGCGGGGAGAGTCCGAAGGCGCTCGCCGAGTTCCGTCTCCACCAGGTCGGTTTCATCTTCCAGTCCTACAACCTGATCCCGGTCTTGACGGCGGCGGAGAACGCCGAATTCACCCTGATGCTGCAAGGTGTGCCAAAACGGGAACGGCGCCGGAAGGTAAGCGCCCTCTTCGCCGAGCTCGGCATCG is a window encoding:
- a CDS encoding ABC transporter ATP-binding protein; the encoded protein is MPLIELNDLTRIYPVGNRTVTALAGLTLTIAAGEFTVLAGPSGSGKTTALNLIGALDAPTRGSVTIAGRNLGGESPKALAEFRLHQVGFIFQSYNLIPVLTAAENAEFTLMLQGVPKRERRRKVSALFAELGIAGLEERRPGDLSGGQQQRVAVARAIISQPAVVLADEPTANLDSHTSEELLRLMRNLNTEHGTTFIFSSHDPQVIALARRVVRLRDGQLESDSVGAR